From Phaeobacter sp. A36a-5a, the proteins below share one genomic window:
- the bhcA gene encoding L-aspartate--glyoxylate aminotransferase BhcA, which yields MSDQNPVFIPGPTNIPERLLSAMHVQTRDHRAPDFVSTFAPVLEGTKKVFGSTNGKIITFPASGTGGWEASVTNTLSPGDTVLVARYGMFSHRWIDLCQRHGLDVQIIECAWGSGAPAEKFEAVLSADKDHKIKAVLVTHNETATGVRSDIAGVRKAMDAASHPAMLFVDCVSSLASMEFRFDDWGVDIAVSGSQKGFMLATGMAILCVSPKALDAMATATLPRTFFDFRDMMAANASGGFPYTPPLQLIYGMGESLKMLFEEGLENVYARHFRLAEGVRRAVQAWGLKLVAQSPELYSDTVSAIYVPEGFDSNALTEHAFDAYGVSFGIGLGEMNGKAFRIGHLGSLTDVMVLSGLATIEMAMADLDYPVQLGSGVTAAQEYFRSTHATAAKAAA from the coding sequence ATGTCAGATCAAAATCCAGTCTTTATTCCAGGCCCCACCAACATTCCCGAGAGGCTCTTGTCGGCGATGCATGTTCAGACGCGGGACCACCGCGCTCCGGATTTTGTCAGCACGTTTGCACCGGTTCTGGAGGGCACAAAGAAAGTGTTTGGTTCGACCAATGGCAAGATCATCACCTTTCCCGCAAGCGGGACCGGTGGCTGGGAGGCCTCTGTCACAAATACCCTCAGCCCCGGCGATACGGTTCTCGTGGCGCGCTACGGCATGTTCAGCCACCGCTGGATCGACCTGTGCCAGCGTCATGGTCTGGATGTTCAGATCATCGAATGCGCCTGGGGTAGCGGTGCGCCCGCCGAGAAATTCGAAGCCGTGCTGAGCGCAGACAAGGACCATAAGATCAAGGCCGTTCTGGTCACCCACAACGAGACAGCGACCGGCGTGCGGTCGGACATCGCGGGCGTTCGCAAGGCGATGGATGCCGCCAGCCACCCGGCGATGCTGTTTGTGGATTGCGTCAGCTCGCTGGCGTCTATGGAGTTCCGCTTTGACGATTGGGGCGTGGATATCGCGGTATCCGGGTCGCAGAAGGGCTTCATGCTGGCCACCGGCATGGCCATCCTGTGTGTCAGCCCCAAAGCGCTGGACGCAATGGCAACCGCCACATTGCCCCGTACCTTCTTTGATTTCCGCGACATGATGGCGGCCAACGCCTCAGGCGGATTTCCCTATACGCCGCCGTTGCAGCTGATTTACGGCATGGGCGAAAGCCTGAAGATGCTTTTTGAAGAAGGGCTGGAGAATGTTTACGCCCGCCACTTCCGGCTGGCGGAAGGCGTGCGCCGCGCGGTTCAGGCATGGGGGCTGAAGCTGGTCGCCCAATCGCCCGAGCTCTACTCGGACACGGTGAGCGCGATCTATGTGCCAGAGGGGTTCGACAGCAATGCGCTGACCGAGCACGCCTTTGACGCCTACGGCGTGTCCTTCGGGATTGGGCTCGGCGAGATGAACGGCAAGGCCTTTCGCATCGGCCATCTGGGCAGCCTGACCGACGTCATGGTTCTGTCCGGTCTTGCCACCATAGAGATGGCGATGGCCGATCTCGATTATCCGGTCCAACTCGGCAGCGGGGTGACTGCCGCACAGGAGTATTTCCGCAGCACCCATGCAACCGCAGCCAAAGCGGCCGCGTGA
- the bhcB gene encoding beta-hydroxyaspartate dehydratase BhcB: MKDIQPMYIPTFEDMLAAHERIKPHIRRTPVRTSDYLNEIAGCDLFFKCENFQEPGAFKVRGASNAVFGLDDDQAAKGVATHSSGNHASCLSYAAMLRGIPCNVVMPHTAPQAKKDTVRRYGGKITECEPSTTSREETFAKVQSETGGDFVHPYNDPRVIAGQGTCSKEFMEQTGGLDMVVAPIGGGGMISGTCLTLSTLAPETKVIAAEPEQADDAFRSFKAGYIIADDAPKTIADGLLVPLKDLTWHFVSTHVSEIYTASEHDIIDAMKLAWKHLRVVMEPSSAVSLATVLKNPEAFRGKRVGLIITGGNVDLDKLPWLTAA, from the coding sequence ATGAAGGATATCCAACCCATGTATATCCCCACCTTCGAGGACATGCTGGCCGCGCATGAGCGGATCAAGCCACATATCCGCCGTACACCGGTTCGGACGTCGGATTACCTGAACGAGATCGCCGGGTGCGACCTGTTTTTCAAGTGCGAGAACTTTCAGGAGCCGGGTGCTTTCAAAGTGCGCGGTGCCTCGAACGCCGTATTCGGCCTTGATGATGACCAAGCGGCAAAGGGTGTTGCGACGCATTCCTCGGGCAACCATGCCTCCTGCCTGAGCTATGCGGCGATGTTGCGGGGCATCCCGTGCAATGTGGTCATGCCGCACACCGCGCCACAGGCCAAGAAAGACACGGTGCGCCGCTACGGCGGCAAGATCACCGAATGTGAGCCCTCTACCACCTCGCGCGAGGAGACCTTTGCCAAGGTGCAAAGCGAAACCGGCGGTGACTTCGTGCACCCCTATAACGACCCGCGCGTCATCGCTGGCCAGGGGACCTGCTCGAAAGAATTCATGGAACAGACCGGTGGTCTCGATATGGTTGTGGCCCCGATCGGTGGCGGCGGCATGATTTCGGGAACCTGCCTGACCCTGTCGACACTTGCGCCGGAAACCAAGGTGATCGCGGCCGAACCCGAACAGGCCGACGATGCGTTTCGCAGCTTCAAGGCCGGATATATCATTGCCGATGACGCACCCAAGACCATTGCGGACGGGCTGCTGGTGCCGCTCAAGGACCTGACCTGGCACTTCGTTTCGACCCATGTGTCCGAGATTTACACAGCCTCCGAGCACGACATCATTGATGCGATGAAGCTGGCCTGGAAGCACCTGCGGGTGGTCATGGAGCCATCATCGGCGGTTTCGCTCGCAACGGTTCTCAAGAACCCGGAGGCTTTCAGGGGCAAGCGCGTCGGCCTGATCATAACCGGTGGCAATGTCGACCTCGACAAGCTGCCGTGGCTGACCGCCGCCTGA
- the bhcR gene encoding HTH-type transcriptional regulator BhcR → MTMQKQKRSRGRPKSQFTESSAGTLQSLDRALGVLTAIARADRLTLTDLSLTVGVPTATTHRILMTLQKHNFVTFDEDRQDWLIGIEAFRTGSSFLKRRNLAEIGRPVMQLLMEQTGETANLAVPAAAEVVFIGQVETHNPIRAFFPPSTRTAMHASGAGKAILSQLSEEKVTQLLTKAGLQQFTANTHTSPKSLFEDLSQIRARGWSFDSEERYEGMSCIGSAIFDEFGKPCAGVSISGPSIRFDDAHVAQFGAAVSKAAAEITLRSGGVIPEQI, encoded by the coding sequence ATGACGATGCAAAAACAGAAACGGTCCCGTGGCAGACCGAAGTCACAATTCACCGAAAGCAGTGCAGGCACGCTTCAGTCTTTGGATCGTGCCCTTGGTGTGCTGACAGCCATTGCACGCGCGGATCGTCTGACGCTGACGGATTTGTCGTTGACCGTCGGCGTTCCCACAGCCACGACCCATCGCATTCTGATGACCCTGCAAAAGCACAACTTCGTCACCTTCGATGAAGACCGCCAGGACTGGCTCATAGGGATCGAGGCCTTTCGCACCGGCTCGTCCTTTCTGAAACGTCGAAACCTTGCCGAGATCGGGCGCCCCGTCATGCAGCTGCTTATGGAGCAGACCGGGGAGACTGCGAATCTGGCGGTGCCCGCCGCCGCGGAGGTTGTCTTTATCGGGCAGGTCGAAACACATAATCCGATCCGCGCGTTCTTCCCGCCGAGCACGCGCACGGCCATGCATGCCTCCGGCGCCGGTAAGGCCATTCTGTCACAGCTGTCAGAAGAGAAAGTCACCCAGTTGCTGACAAAAGCGGGCCTGCAGCAGTTCACAGCCAATACCCATACCAGCCCGAAATCCCTGTTCGAGGATCTTTCGCAGATCCGCGCGCGTGGCTGGTCCTTTGACAGCGAAGAGCGCTACGAAGGCATGTCGTGCATCGGCAGCGCGATCTTTGATGAATTCGGCAAACCCTGTGCCGGTGTGTCAATTTCAGGCCCAAGCATCAGGTTTGATGACGCGCATGTTGCACAGTTCGGCGCAGCGGTGTCCAAGGCCGCCGCCGAAATTACCCTCAGGAGCGGTGGGGTTATCCCGGAGCAGATCTGA